The Salvelinus fontinalis isolate EN_2023a chromosome 31, ASM2944872v1, whole genome shotgun sequence genome has a window encoding:
- the LOC129830220 gene encoding epithelial membrane protein 3-like, with the protein MAYLLMFVTLLHLITLAMLFIATMEKSWWVWDGMENSDLWYNCRFDNDTGTWLCASSKETEWLQSVQVLMVLSVVFSSVSFLVFLGQLFTMSKGGLFYFTGLCQVFAGLTAFAAALIYTLHNQEILQDSRKLTEGHFGYCFILAWVCVPLLLISGVMYIHLRKKE; encoded by the exons ATGGCGTACTTGCTGATGTTTGTGACCCTGCTGCATCTAATCACCTTGGCCATGCTCTTCATTGCCACCATGGAGAAG tcctggtgggtatgggatgggatGGAGAACTCAGATCTCTGGTATAACTGTAGATTTGACAATGACACTGGAACCTGGTTGTGTGCCTCCTCCAAGGAGACTG AGTGGCTCCAATCAGTCCAGGTGTTGATGGTGCTGTCTGTGGTCTTCTCTTCGGTTTCCTTTCTGGTTTTCCTTGGGCAGCTCTTCACAATGTCCAAAGGGGGGCTATTCTACTTCACCGGGTTATGTCAAGTCTTTGCAG GTCTCACTGCATTTGCGGCTGCTCTCATCTACACGTTGCACAACCAAGAGATCCTCCAGGACTCAAGAAAGCTGACCGAGGGACATTTTGGCTACTGTTTTATACTGGCCTGGGTGTGTGTGCCGCTGCTACTCATCAGTGGGGTCATGTACATCCACCTACGTAAGAAAGAGTGA